The genomic DNA CTGCTGTCGATCGCGATCGTTCCCTACGCGTTGACCTTAGTCGCCGAGGCGGTGATCCGTGGCCGCGAGCGGATGCATTTGATCGCCCTGGCGAATCTGCCCGGCAACGCTTTGCTCGTCGGCGGTGCGTTTGCGGTGCTGTCGCTGGGCTACAGCGTCTATTGGTTGGCCGCCGTGGTGATCACCGCTCGAACCGCGACGTTTCTGTTGACACACGCGATGGCGTCCTACTGCTGTCAGCATTCGTTGGCGGTCCATCGCGTCGGGTTCCGCGTCGGCATGAAACAACTGAAACACTCGTTGGTCTTTTTCGGCAACGACGGCGTCAACGCGATCTGGTCGGCGCTCGACCAAGTGATGCTGTCGAAGTTTGCCAGCGAGCGAGAGATCGGTCTGCTCGGTTCTTCCTACCAAATCCTCCAACCGATTCTGATGGTCTACCGCGCCGTCGGAACCAGTGCGTTCCCAACCTTGTGCTACACCGCGTCGCGCGATGCGATTGCCGAGATGGTTCAGTCGTTGATCGGGCTACTGTGGAGGTTGAGTACGCCGGCGGCGATCGGGCTGTTCCTGTTGGCCGACGAAATCCTCGTGTTTGCGTACGGCAATGAAGAGTTCCGCGCCGCCGCGGTCGTGATCCGAATCCTCATCTTCACGCTCTTCCTCGATCCGGTAACTCCATTGTTAGGACATGCGTTGTGGGCGACCAAAAACGAGGCCGTGGTGCTGCGGATCGTGTTGGTCAACTTGATGGCGAACGTCGTCGTCGGCTGTCTTTTGATCAGCCAGTTCGGTTTGATCGGAGCGGCGGTGACTTACGTGAGCATCAATTTCTTCAACGTTTTACAACACAAATATTACTTCCGTCGCGAGATCGCTCCGCTGGCCCTGGGCCGAGAATGGCTGCGCGGTCTCCCCGCGACCCTCTGCCTGTTGGCGGTCGTTGCCTGTTTTGTGCAATGGGATGCGGTGCGTGCTGGACAGCATCACTGGATCAGCCTCGGGCAGGCAATCATCGCGCTGACTCTGGGAATGATCGTCTACGTGCCGCTCGCCTTTCCCGGGCTGTGTTCGCACGGCGTTCGCATGGTCACTGGAAAATTGGAAAAGGCATAAGATGCGAATCGCTTGGATATCATACGGGTTCGAAGAGCTGTGCGTGCAGAACGTCAATGCACTCGCCGAAGAGCACGAGGTGCTGTTGGTGATGCCGCACCCGCAGCCGGGGGAAACGCAATACGCGATCTCCGACCGGGTGAAGCATTTCGGTTTTGACGAGCCACGGTTGCGTCAGCCGCTGCGGCAGCTGAGCTGTGTCGCGGCGATCCGCCGCCAGATCGATGCGTTCAAGCCCGACGTGGTCCATTTCCAACAGGGACACATGTGGTTCAACACCGCCCTGCGATCGCTGAAACGGTATCCGTTGGTGGCGACGATCCACGACCCGCGGCACCACGCTGGCGACATGTCGTCGCGGAAGACGCCGCAATGGGTGATGGATTATGGATTTCGCAAAGCCGATCATGTGATCGTGCATGGAGAGGCGTTGGCCGCTCAAGTGCAGCAGTTGTTCGGTTTCGCCAGCGATCGCGTGCACGTTGTCGCTCACGTCGCGATGGGCCAAGTTGAAGGCGCGACCGACGTCGCTGAAGAGCCTCACAACGTGTTGTTCTTCGGCAGGATCTGGGACTACAAAGGCTTGGAATATCTGATCGCGGCCGAACCGATGATCGCCGCAGAAGTCCCCGATGCGAACATCGTGATCGCGGGGCGAGGCGACGATTTTTCGCGGTACCAGAAACTGATCGGTGATTCGCCGCGGTTCGAGATCCACAACCGATGGATCAGCGATCACCAGCGGGCTGAATTTTTTCAACGCGCCGCCATCGTGGTTCTCCCTTATACCGAAGCGACGCAAAGTGGTGTCGTCCCGGTCGCGCAGATGTATGCCAAACCGGTCGTCGCCACGCGCGTTGGCGCGTTGGCCGAATGCGTGCTCGATCGACAGACCGGCTTGCTCGTCCCGCCACGCGATCCGCAAGCGCTGGCGACGGCGATCATTCAACTGTTAAAAGACCCTGCTCAGCGGCGGGCCTTGGGAAATGCTGGGTTCGATCGCTTGCAAGCCGAAGCGTCCCCCGCGGTTGTCGCGCGGCAGACCGTTGCCGTTTATGAACAAGCGATCGCCGATCGGCAGCGCGGATCCAAACCTTCGCCGGTGCAAGCGTCCGCGGCGCAGCCAACGCAAACTTTAGGGAGCCCCAGTCATGTCAACCAATAGTGCGATGCATCTGGGAGTCGTGGCGTCGGTCAAACACGGCTTCGAACACTTCGTCCATCGCGAGCTTTCGTTTTTCGAGAGCCGCGGCGCGAAGATCAGCGTCTATCCGACGAAGTTCCAAGCCGGTCTGTACGGACCGCGTCCGACCTGGAACGTCTATCGGTGGGGCCTGATCTCGCTGATGCTTGCGAATCTGGGCACGTTGTTAGTTCGG from Rosistilla carotiformis includes the following:
- a CDS encoding flippase, translating into MTTMGKIRRNAVAIFTGDLVNKASTFAVYAMLSRYTSLESFGLLQFGLLVLYTFNVFAAAGLPTLLTRRVARHANRSRHLLYHGYAGALASSLLAMLGMILFAFVMRYDAEMRWVLCLLSIAIVPYALTLVAEAVIRGRERMHLIALANLPGNALLVGGAFAVLSLGYSVYWLAAVVITARTATFLLTHAMASYCCQHSLAVHRVGFRVGMKQLKHSLVFFGNDGVNAIWSALDQVMLSKFASEREIGLLGSSYQILQPILMVYRAVGTSAFPTLCYTASRDAIAEMVQSLIGLLWRLSTPAAIGLFLLADEILVFAYGNEEFRAAAVVIRILIFTLFLDPVTPLLGHALWATKNEAVVLRIVLVNLMANVVVGCLLISQFGLIGAAVTYVSINFFNVLQHKYYFRREIAPLALGREWLRGLPATLCLLAVVACFVQWDAVRAGQHHWISLGQAIIALTLGMIVYVPLAFPGLCSHGVRMVTGKLEKA
- a CDS encoding glycosyltransferase family 4 protein, whose translation is MRIAWISYGFEELCVQNVNALAEEHEVLLVMPHPQPGETQYAISDRVKHFGFDEPRLRQPLRQLSCVAAIRRQIDAFKPDVVHFQQGHMWFNTALRSLKRYPLVATIHDPRHHAGDMSSRKTPQWVMDYGFRKADHVIVHGEALAAQVQQLFGFASDRVHVVAHVAMGQVEGATDVAEEPHNVLFFGRIWDYKGLEYLIAAEPMIAAEVPDANIVIAGRGDDFSRYQKLIGDSPRFEIHNRWISDHQRAEFFQRAAIVVLPYTEATQSGVVPVAQMYAKPVVATRVGALAECVLDRQTGLLVPPRDPQALATAIIQLLKDPAQRRALGNAGFDRLQAEASPAVVARQTVAVYEQAIADRQRGSKPSPVQASAAQPTQTLGSPSHVNQ